Genomic segment of Mastomys coucha isolate ucsf_1 unplaced genomic scaffold, UCSF_Mcou_1 pScaffold5, whole genome shotgun sequence:
GGGGGGGCCGGGGGGCCAGGGGGGCCGGGCCGGGCTCGGGCGGGCGCTCCTCCCCTCCCGGCTCCGCTCTCCGGCCCGGCCTTAATCCCCCTTTGTTTTTCCGCCCGCCCGCTCCGGCGGAGCCGGGCCGCTGGGGTGAAAGGAGGCGGCCTCGCGGAGTGCGGGGGAGAAGCAGGCCTCGGGGTGAACCCGGGCCCCCccaggcacacacgcacacacacacccttccctcCCGCCccgaaggggaagggaggaggccgGCCGCTGTCACCACCCCGCGGCCCAGAGAAAGGAGAGCGCCCGGCCGCTGTGTAGCGCGGGCCGCTCGGCCGCTGCGCGCCCGCCCAGGGCCGCGCGGCACAGCGAGGGGGTCTCCGGGTCCCGCTCCAAGTCCCCATCCATCTTTCGCTCGCGCTCTTCCCGTCacctctctttttgtgtgtgtgcttgtgtgttgacTTTCTGACCCTCCTCCCACATCCCGCGAATAGCGGGTATCTCTGGCTTCGCCGCCACTCCCCCTTCTCGCCGCCCCCTCGGGTGTACCCAACAGGGGGTGTTGCGAGCGTGGTTCCCCTCTGCAAACTTTTCTCCGTTCCTAGCCCAAGTCCTAGGCGAGCCCTGGCAGCTGGTCCCCTCGCCTCTGTCCAGCTCCTGCGGTCCCATTGAGCTTGGGGAATCCCCGAGCCGGCGGGGCCGGGCGGGGGCGGGGAGCGGCGGGGGACGGGACTCCAGCAGGCCCGACCTTCCCCGGAGCGCGTCTCGCTAGTCTCGCTCCGCGGCCCGCTCGAACGTTCTCTCCGGCCCAGTGGGCGACGGGAAGCGAAGAGGGAGCGCAAAGTCCGCTTACAAAGCCCCCAGATGAGTCACTCATGGAGGGTGGGGGTCTtcgcttcttcttcttcttcttttttttctttttctttttttaccagaAACTTCAAAGCTAGTGTTAGCGGATATTTCAGGCATACCCTTCCCCTGCCACTTTAATGTGGGACCCCTGTTTGGAACTTTTTTCCCCCTGCTTCCTTTCTGTTTGCAAATGCATTGATGAGCAACAGAGATGAGCACACACAGAAACTTCAGAATTGAAAGTTAGGAAGCTAGTCGTTTTTAAAATGTGTCCTTCCCGCCTCCCTCTTTTGAGTTTTCCTAAATACTTCGTGAAATTCCAAACGCGTAGCTTGGGCGCTTGAGACCTTTGGAACTGAAGAATCTTCAAAAGATTATACTCTCAGCATCTGGTCCCATCCCGGTTGAGTTAATCTAGGGAACTGGAGAATTCAAAATTACCCATTGTGTAATCTGGCTTGTCCTATTAAGACATATTCCAAATGtgggcatttttattttaagtaattattGAAATAAATGGGCTTACTAAAGTTGGAAATTCTTAAGATTTTGCAACACCTGAACGTCCCACTTTATCATCCTGATCTAGTACTGGTTTTATTGTACTTTGAGGAGCTTGTTAATAAAGTGATGGTCAACTTACAAATGCATTGGTAAAGAAGTAACAGAACTAGCTGTCCTGAGGGCTGATGCAAAGACggcaaatgctttcttttagaagaaGCTCACAAATGATCGTTTTACAGTAAAGGACTGATGGCCCTAGACGTAGTTTAAACAGTATTAGACTGGGTGTCTGTAAACTTGATGGAGGCTGAACAAAGCGAGTCCTTTATGTAAAGGAGAAACCCATAGTTCATCTTTGGGAAGTTAGTTGGAAGATCctacaaaatacttttaaaagctttttaaacTATTCTTTTCCCGGATAAAGCAAATGCCAAcctattaatttttttccacttGCTGAGAAGATGTGACAGCTCATATTTAATCCTGGACATGCAGCGTGTGCTGTGAGAATCTTTGAAGAGCTGTAACTTAGCGCTGAGGACAGTGAGTAAAGGAAGCCCTTCTTCGTTTGAAAAGGTGGCATAGACACAAAGTTCTAGTTCTCAGTGACCCCCCACACACCTGGAAAGATGCAGAGGTAACCTCTGCGCCTGGGAGCACCATGTTGAATTTATATCTTTAAGCAAGTTTTAATAACCTGCCTGCTTACCAGATAAACATGATGGGAAGTGAAAGTGTAGCTCTTAAAATATTTGATGGATGATTCGTACAGGACATTCGAGAGATGACTCACCCATGCTAATTTGTTTCAGTACAGAATCTTTTTACCCTCTGGCAGCGGAGATTTCATGGTTCCACATCCTATCACCCTAGGTGATGAAAtaatatttctggttttgttgttgttgtttggtgggttggttggttttgttttggcttgtttgtttgtttgtttgtcagtcCCAGAGAAAGGAAAGCTTGGGCAGGATAAGAGCTGTCTGTGCACCTGAGTTAGAAGATGCAATTTAAACTTTCATGTGATGATGCTAGTCAAATAAAAGCTTATTGAGAACTTATATTTGAGAAATAAATCCCTTCACTGAAAGGCAGGCCGTGGTTGTTATTTCACTCTCCCTCAGAGAATAAGTTGAGGAAAATTGGCTTTCTTAGCCAGTGGGAAGTGCGGGCTCCTAGCAGTCTTCAGAGAGTGATTCTTCTAGTGGTGCTATAGTATTTTACTCAAAACATAGGGACCTGGTGTGGCCCTCGAGAGTGAGCATCAATGATGCTGTAAGCCAATTTGTACCGCACAAACATCTGAATTGGTGAATGACGAGTTCTTCAGTATTCCATACTACTAATGGCTGTTTAGAATTGAAGAATAGCTCAGATGTTATAAGTTTGAACTTTGTCCAGAAGATTTGCATTCCGCAGCGTCTGATCTGTTAGCCTTTGAAATTGTATATCCTGAGCTAGCTTCAGCTCTTAACTGTTTGCCGTCTGTATGGAAACTTGGGTATGCTGCTTGGCTCGAAAGAGAGTAAGATCAGAGACCAaattctgctgtcacctgggtggGTAGACCCCCCCACGTTCTAAGAGCTGCACAAATTAAATGGGAATGAGCTTAATTCAGTAACCCATTAGTAGTTAACAATTTCTGAGTACCATTCTAGAACTTGAAAGACATATAACTCAAAAATTGTTAAGTTCAGACCACTACCTTTGGACACCTTGCCTCCTGACCTTTTGGGGAGACTGGTTCCAGGTATAACCTCTGACCTCTCATTAAGTGAACGTGTGGGGTAGATGTTCCTGACAGTCAGAGGAGGAGCTCTGCCAACTTCGTTGggcatttgctgttttgtttccTGTGTCTTTTGTTTCCTGTGTCAACGTAGCTAGTCAAGGGACTATTCAAGAGTGTgatggtaatcccagcacttgggaggcagaggcaggcagatttctgagttccaggccagcctggtctacagagtgaattccaggacagccagggctacacagagaaaccctgtctcgaaaaaccaagaaaaaaaaaaaaaaagagtgtgatGGTAAGAAAAACTGAAGTGTCTAAGATGGTGAGATGGGCTCTTCCTAGATGTAGCATATAgcttaaaatatgtaaaactttTAGCTTTATCCTTTTAGGATTATAAAACTCGAGTACAGGGGCTTGGGTTCACTATCAAgtatttcaaaaataatgttgGTAAAGAACAACATATTAGGGAGAGCTATTTCAAGAACTTTTTCCATCATTTTCTAAAGTTTCCGAACAGTGGTCTGGCTCCAGTCTTGAAGTAGAGAAGCACATCATGACAGCATATATCTAATACCTTATCCAAGCCAGTGGATGTGCttgcagtttgggttttcttttactAGTGTTGATTAAGGATGCAAACTCTAGTGGAGGATTCATGATCTCAGGAACAACTGGCAGGTGTTTGCCACCTTCCCAGATGATAAATGGCAGCTTTCATTTCAGCCAGATCTCGTAGTAGCGTTAAGTGATGAGCTTTCTAAGTAAACTTAATAGCTGGTATATGTCTTCATAGAGTTGCACTCCTCTCGTTGCTTAGCAGGCCTGTTCTCAATCACTAGTTTTCTCttatagagagggagagaacttgGTGCTTTTTTTGTCCTGAGTAACAGACAGTAGATGATTGTGTTAGTCATATACAGAGTTTGTATGTTGATGTTAAATACTTAGTCtggcatttcattttttttttttgacaagttgTTTAAACTTGGTTTCTGTATTGACAGTCAAAATGCACAGTGGTTTCATCAACTAATACATCCCTCATGAGTCAGGGTACTGTATACTTTAGTCAGCTGTTTGAAAGTATGATTGCTGTCAGCAGTGTAGATGCAAAAACATTTTGATCAGCTgcaattttcattgttttgtacCTAGAGCTCTTGAGAGTCTCTGCAGCTCTGttgcagagagcaagagaacagcTCACAGACTCTTGAACTGTCTCTTCTACTCTCCTGTCTGGGGCATGTTGAATGGTTAAGGTCATGGTGGAGGCTCAAATTCTCAAGTGTCAATGTTTGGTTCTAGGCCCACGAAGCATCCCATCACCAACAGCAGGCAGCGCAGAACAGCTTGCTGCCCCTCCTGAGCTCTGCTGTGGAGCCCCCGGATCAGAAACCGTTGCTTCCAATACCAATTACTCAGAAACCTCAGGCTGCACCAGAGACATTAAAGGATGCCATtggaattaaaaaggaaaaacccaAAACTTCGTTTGTGTGCACTTACTGCAGTAAAGCATTCAGGGACAGCTATCACCTGAGGCGCCATCAGTCCTGCCACACAGGGATCAAGTTGGTGTCTCGGGCAAAGAAAACCCCTACCACGGTGGTTCCCCTTATCTCCACCATTGCTGGGGACAGCAGCCGAACTTCATTGGTTTCAACTATTGCAGGCATCTTGTCAACAGTCACTACGTCTTCTTCGGGCACCAACCCCAGCAGCAGCGCCAGTACCACAGCAATGCCTGTGCCCCAGTCTGTCAAGAAACCCAGTAAGCCTGTCAAGAAGAACCACGCCTGTGAGATGTGTGGGAAGGCCTTCCGGGATGTGTACCACCTCAATCGGCACAAGCTTTCCCATTCAGACGAAAAGCCCTTCGAGTGTCCTATTTGTAATCAGCGCTTCAAGAGGAAGGACCGGATGACTTACCATGTGAGGTCTCATGAAGGAGGCATCACCAAACCCTATACTTGCAGTGTTTGTGGAAAAGGCTTCTCAAGGTACtgcattttgctttgcttttatatTATGGTATTAGTGAGCTTGAGTTTGTGTCTGTCATCTAGGTTCATGTGAGAAGATGTGTGAGCAGGTCTAAAGTATTAGAGGAGGTGCTGATTAGTATTATATGCTTAGGTTTAACTCTGGTTTGGTGTGATTGACAAGTGGAAACACAGCATTTAACCTGTTATGTCATTTAGGAGGTACTTTGGTAGCTCCAGGCCTTCATTTGGCACATGGCTTCTTATAACGCCAAATATCCCACCAGTGTTTAGTTCCGTTGGAGAACCAGATATAAGGATCACTGTGCAAATCAAGGAAACTTTCCTGTTAGTTGGGATGaccttggattttcttttctctttttttatatttagctACTATGTATGCAGTATTCTGcttacatgtatgcctgcaggccagaagaaggcaccagatctcatcatagatggttatgagccactatgtgcttgctgggaattgaactcaggtccactggaagaacagccaatgctcttaatctctgggccatctcttcagcccaatcTTGGATATTCTTAATGCAACTTTTAGGAGGATCGTCCCCCACCCTTCccattttttatgtattattatgtattttgtgtattatttcattaaaaagaaaaaaagctattaAGAGTTGACACAGTGgtagttactcctggtattggaaCTAAAACTTTGAGTGTTTGTGATTGTAAAGAATCAGGACTTAGTATGTCTGAGGAAAAAGAACAGGTGAGGGATTGAGGTTTGTGTTTGTGATGTGCCGGGTAAGGAGATTTGCACGGAGGGCTGAGGGAGTTGGTAATTCTTGCTTTCTGCAGAATGTTCCCTGTAGTCTGCCAAGGTGCAGTGTCACATAAGTAGCATTCTCTCTGAGGGTTCCATTACATCTTCTGTTTGAAACTCTTTTACAGGCCTGACCACCTAAGCTGTCATGTAAAACATGTGCATTCAACAGAAAGACCCTTCAAATGCCAAGTAAGAGTTAAAATGACTTATCCTCACATAGCATTTGGTGCACATTATCCAACAAGTTGGAGCCAGTCAAATCCCGCGCTCCTTGAATAGTCTTCAAGTCACTGATTGGAGTGAATGTGGTTCATTGGAATTCTAGTTTTATAATATGTATGAcggtatatttttataataaaagatgGTTTCTAAAACATAAGTATATTGTTTTCTGTAGCTACATTCTATGTAGCTCCCTTTCCTTAAGCAATGGCAATTTTTGATGTTAGAGGGGAAGTactttttataaattaagaaatgtgtatgtatatatacctcaGTGTATGAttgtgtaccatatgtgtacaGAAGCCTTAGTAGGTTAGAAGAAGGTAtcacgggctggagagacagctcagtggttaagagcactgactgctcttcagagatcctgaattcaattcccagcaactacatcgtgcctcacaaccatctgtattgggatctgatgccttcttctggtgtgtctgaggacagtgacagtgtactcacataaaattaataaataaatctttaaaaaaaaaaaaaggtatcagatctcttggaattagagtcacagatggttgtaagccactacaTGGACACTAGGAACTGAACGTgcgtcctttacaagagcaggcagtgctcttaactgctaaaccatgtTGTCAttctcttttgtaattttttttaagatttgttttttttaatgttatgcatatgaatatttgccttatatatacttatatatgcacTGTGTGCATGACTGGTGCCCAAGCAGGGCAAAAGAAGTTgtcggatcctctggaactggggttacagatgcttgtgagccaccatgtgaatgctgggagctAAACCTGGGtcacctgggtcttctgcaagagcagccactgtttttttttttgtttttttttttttggtttttcgacacatggtttctctgtgtagccctggctgtcctggaactcactctgtagaccaggctggcctcgaactcagaaatctgcttgcctctgcctctcaagtgctgggattaaaggcgtgtgccaccaccgccagggcGGCCACTATTCTTaacaaccatctctccagccaaaagaAGGGGGTCCTTTTATAGTGCATTTTCTGTTATCACTGCACTGGGATAACTGTATTTTCTGGATTTTTGGATGTTGTTACcaaattggaaaattaaaaattatatatttaaatactgatTTTATTTGACATAAATTGTGATAATGAAAAAGCTAAGAATTTTGCTAAATCAAATGACTGTTTTAGGCATTCCTGATCTTAGGCTGTTGCTGGATGTTCTTTAGTTTGCCTTTCATTTGTTCATGAATGACTCATTTTAGTAAGTAAATGACTTGAATTCTAAGAAAAATCTAACTGGAGGAAGGATGCAAGTGCCATTGAGTGAATATTAGCTGTGTATCAGGCTCTTAATCTGTCAGGAATTTTGTGATAGCTGTTAACCCTGTTCCTTGAGACATCAGATAGGCTAACTGTATTGTTCAGGATTGCACCGCTTAGTGATTTGCACAACTCAGTTTAAAtccaggctttttgttttgtattgttttgtccttgcagtgctgggaattgaacccatgaaGCAGGTACTCTATCACGGGGAGCCCCACCTCCAGCCCTAAATCTAGGTTTGACTGAGTGTGGGCCTCACATCTTTTCACTTCTCTGTGTTGATGTTTTCTTCCTCCAAATAGAAGCATCTAAAATTCACCAGATGTTTTAGTATGATCTGTGATTCTCAATAACATATGTGTTGAAAATTATACTAGTTCAGCCAACTTGCTGATATGGGTAGGGGTAATGTGTAAAATATACGTACTTTAAAATGAGTTGAACAGGAtagtctatatttaaaaaaagttttcctcCCTCATGCAGACGTGCACTGCTGCCTTTGCCACCAAAGACAGACTACGGACACACATGGTACGCCACGAAGGCAAGGTATCATGTAACATCTGTGGGAAGCTCTTGAGTGCAGCATATATCACCAGCCACTTAAAGACACATGGGCAGAGCCAAAGTATCAACTGTAATACATGTAAACAAGGCATCAGCAAAAGTAGGTCATGCTTCAGATTATTTTGCATTTCATATTGATGGAAATCTAGGGTTTTTTCAGTATATCAAAGATAATTGTGACTATGCTCTCTCAGGATTGTATTAATGTTTCTCTTGTTTCCTCCTATCACCAAAATAGCATTGGAGAGAGCATATTGGTGTTGGAGCAGTGCTttaaatacatgtatgcaaacaACAGTGTTACGCTCTCCATTCATTTGCTTCTACTCCATACTTGTCTACTGCTAATTATACCACAGAGCAGAATTTCATCCCAGCTGTTTTCAGTGCTGTTGTATGATAAGAGCTCTGGTGCTTAGCATTGCAGCAGCCGAGTGTGGTCTTCAGACCTATATTCCTAgagcttgggaggtggaagcaggactatcagaagttcaagattagAGCTCACCGTAGAgtacatttgaggccagcctgagctacatgagactgtatctcaaaataatatagtataatttaatacaataataataaacaagcCAAAGATGCTGGCACatacttataatcctagcacctgggagcaGGAATtgggaggatcaagagttcaaagctagcatcaccaacagagaCAATTTGAGACCAGctcaggctacatgagaccttttGTCaaaacatgcatgtgcatgtgcgcgtgtgcatgcatgtgcacaagcatgtgcacaagcatgcacacacacggagGGGGGCATATCATAACATTTGGGGTCTGAATATTTGGCTTGCCTTAAATTCacaattgaagaaaaaatattccaGAGACTTATGGATAAAATTTAATACTTAATTTAcccaactttttattttaaaaatttccctaACCACTAGAAGAaagttattttcataattttgtatACTAGTACATATTTATTTCATGCAACAGAAATGCCATATTCTATAGATAAATGTTCATGAATGGCTTAAATAAATGAGAAGGTTTCATatgtgtttagttttgtttgtgtagccttggctgacttggaactcagagatctgccttcctctgcctcccaagtactagttttataggtgtgtgccaccacacttggctaattttaatgtgttttaatcTCATCTACTTGTGCATCTTTGTGAGTATATTGGGTTCATTATCTAGCATGCTATACTTtatgaaaatttacttttaatgtgTCTTTGTAATAAATGTTTGATAGACTATTAAATATTGAACCCATGCTAACATTTTCCAACTTCCTTTTTCAAAGATAATTCCTTTTTAATATAGCTAagaattattttccttcttaTAGAAGTTTTCTCTAGCTCTATAGattattgaaaatgatttttagtgggtgtacacacacatccCATAGTGAAGTATGGGATCAGAAGGAactttgagccgggcggtggtggtgcaagcctttagtcccagcacttgggagacagaggtaggtggatttctgagttcgaggccagcctggtctatagagtgagttccaggacagccagggNNNNNNNNNNaaaaaaaaaaagaaggaacttTGGGGGATTTGGTTCTGCCACCAAAAGGTCCCAGGGattgaggtcatcaggcttggtaccaggtgcctttatctgctgagccatcttatcgGCCTtagtttcctgattttttttctgaattcactctgtagaccaggctggcctcgaactcagaaatctgcctgcctctgcctcccaagtgctgggattaaaggcgtgcgccactactgcctggcttttgctgttgtttttgacagggtcttaTGCTGAGAATGGAGCCCAGGCCTTCCTGCATGTTAGCTAAGCACTGTTACAGCTGATCTATATCTCGAGCTTTTGGATTTAAAAAACGTGGCCGCACTTTTTCAAGGTAAACACAATGTTTGTGGTTTGTCTTTGGAATAGCATGCATGAGTGAGGAGACCAGCaatcagaagcagcagcaacaacagcagcagcaacagcagcaacaacaacaacaacatgtgACGAgctggccagggaagcaggtagagACACTGAGACTGTGGGAAGAAGCTgtcaaagcaagaaagaaaggtaagaagGGGCTTTCAGTGCTGCACGTGTGGCTCAAAAAAGTGTTAAATTTAGTATTCCAGGTAATGGAAGTGGGGGGTTACAAGAGTGTAGGAATCTAGCTTCACAATGCTGCTTTACTGGACAGTGTTTAGTCTAGTCTAGTTACTGGCAACAGAGCTTCCATTTAGGACTTATTACTGGGACATGTCCTCAGTGCTTCCTgccttgttcttcctgtggatttACTTTTTGTTAGATACACAGTCAAAGCTAGGCACCTTTTTTTTccaccctgttttgttttgagacagggtctctctctataaacctggctgtcctggaactctgtatgtaTACTAAGCAGGCCTTAAAATCACAGAGAcgagcctgcctttgcctcccaagtgcttggattaaaggcatgcaccacaatgccCATCGTGGgctccctttttaatttttagaatattCCCACCTTTTGAGGTGACTGAGCTGTTCTTGTATACATTCATTTTCTCCTAGCTGATTTTCTCTTCTTAGGGCTGGCCCTTCAGTGATTACTTGATACGTAATTACTAGTCTGCTGTCTTTTGTCTTGGCTCTTGATCTCTCCTTTAGACCTTTGAAGGGCTGGCCCTACCTTAACATGTCTGCACCTCTGCTGCTGAGAACTTTGTATACAAGTTAAGAATAATGATATATGTGTAGTACTTGAAAGTAATATTGTGAGGGATATTTTCACTAGAGAAGGAGTCAAAGTGTTTGAAGTCATAGTAAGAGGATGCTTGAGGGCTGGGGCACAGTTCAGTGGTAAACATTTCCCTTCTATGTACAGTACCAAAAGTTTGATCCTCTAGAGTGAAAAGAAGACtggaggggaggcagggaagTGGCACCCAAGACAGAAACGCCTTCCTTTGAGCAGAGATGAGAAGAGCCCCAGCAGTGCACCATCACCCGGGAAGCAGAAAGCGCGTGTGCCTTCTCCCATTTCCACTCCATGCACGCTTGTGTTCCTGCTGCATTTCAGTCTGTTCTGTTTGCTTTGCACAATAAGACTTGTTGAGCTCATCTTCTGACCTGCATTAAACAGAATGCTATTGTGTTCCTGTTTGTAGCTGGGTTGCTCTCTGTTAGTAATAGCACATTTTGGGAGAAAGGAGACTGCTATGTTGAAAAGCTAATGAGAATCTAAATGTGCATCAGAAATGtcactgttttgtttgcttttgttttttttgaggcagggtctcactgtatagccctagctgtcctggagctccctatatagactaggctagcctcaaatccaGAGATCCACACCTAGCCAGAAGTGTCCTTTAAATATTATAcctgaataaattttaaattcccAAACCTGGATAAAAATCAGATAATCATTGAGGAAACTTTAACTTTGTAAATTTCCCAGGCTCCATTTCAGTTTCTCTGTTGAA
This window contains:
- the Vezf1 gene encoding vascular endothelial zinc finger 1 isoform X1, which codes for MEANWTAFLFQAHEASHHQQQAAQNSLLPLLSSAVEPPDQKPLLPIPITQKPQAAPETLKDAIGIKKEKPKTSFVCTYCSKAFRDSYHLRRHQSCHTGIKLVSRAKKTPTTVVPLISTIAGDSSRTSLVSTIAGILSTVTTSSSGTNPSSSASTTAMPVPQSVKKPSKPVKKNHACEMCGKAFRDVYHLNRHKLSHSDEKPFECPICNQRFKRKDRMTYHVRSHEGGITKPYTCSVCGKGFSRPDHLSCHVKHVHSTERPFKCQFSSLMQTCTAAFATKDRLRTHMVRHEGKVSCNICGKLLSAAYITSHLKTHGQSQSINCNTCKQGISKTCMSEETSNQKQQQQQQQQQQQQQQQHVTSWPGKQVETLRLWEEAVKARKKEAANLCQTSTAAPTPGTLTTPFNITSSVSSGTMSNPVTVAAAMSMRSPVNVSSAVNITSPMNIGHPVTITSPLSMTSPLTLTTPVNLPTPVTAPVNIAHPVTITSPMNLPTPMTLAAPLNIAMRPVESMPFLPQALPTSPPW
- the Vezf1 gene encoding vascular endothelial zinc finger 1 isoform X2 translates to MEANWTAFLFQAHEASHHQQQAAQNSLLPLLSSAVEPPDQKPLLPIPITQKPQAAPETLKDAIGIKKEKPKTSFVCTYCSKAFRDSYHLRRHQSCHTGIKLVSRAKKTPTTVVPLISTIAGDSSRTSLVSTIAGILSTVTTSSSGTNPSSSASTTAMPVPQSVKKPSKPVKKNHACEMCGKAFRDVYHLNRHKLSHSDEKPFECPICNQRFKRKDRMTYHVRSHEGGITKPYTCSVCGKGFSRPDHLSCHVKHVHSTERPFKCQTCTAAFATKDRLRTHMVRHEGKVSCNICGKLLSAAYITSHLKTHGQSQSINCNTCKQGISKTCMSEETSNQKQQQQQQQQQQQQQQQHVTSWPGKQVETLRLWEEAVKARKKEAANLCQTSTAAPTPGTLTTPFNITSSVSSGTMSNPVTVAAAMSMRSPVNVSSAVNITSPMNIGHPVTITSPLSMTSPLTLTTPVNLPTPVTAPVNIAHPVTITSPMNLPTPMTLAAPLNIAMRPVESMPFLPQALPTSPPW